From the Thermodesulfovibrio thiophilus DSM 17215 genome, one window contains:
- a CDS encoding 4Fe-4S dicluster domain-containing protein yields MARKGLLITPDICIGCRACQVACKEWNQLGVTKTKNNGTHENPPDLDANTFNRIRFIESSDAKGVKWLFVSHRCMHCGEPACVQICPVGALMKDKETGIVYYDKNKCIACHACRSACPFDIPRYDQAGKGKIAKCHLCLDRVKANLTPACAKTCPTGAIKFGDREALIKEAKAKGFKLYGETDLGGLGIVFALKDSPKVYKLAENPRISESVAFWGSVLRTLVGRSDSTTSSFIKYLAQKSTEELKK; encoded by the coding sequence ATGGCACGTAAGGGATTATTGATAACTCCAGATATATGTATAGGATGCAGAGCCTGTCAGGTTGCATGCAAGGAATGGAATCAACTTGGTGTAACAAAGACAAAGAATAATGGAACACATGAAAATCCACCAGACCTTGATGCAAATACATTTAATAGAATCAGGTTTATAGAGAGCTCTGATGCAAAAGGAGTAAAATGGTTATTTGTAAGTCATAGATGTATGCACTGCGGAGAGCCTGCCTGTGTACAGATATGTCCTGTTGGAGCTTTGATGAAAGATAAGGAAACCGGAATTGTTTATTATGATAAAAACAAGTGTATTGCCTGTCATGCATGTAGATCTGCCTGTCCTTTTGATATTCCAAGATATGATCAGGCAGGGAAGGGCAAGATAGCTAAATGTCATCTATGTCTAGACAGAGTAAAAGCAAATCTCACTCCTGCCTGCGCTAAAACATGTCCAACTGGAGCAATAAAATTCGGCGACAGAGAGGCTCTTATAAAAGAGGCCAAAGCAAAGGGATTTAAACTTTACGGAGAGACAGACCTGGGTGGATTAGGTATAGTATTTGCCCTTAAGGATTCACCGAAGGTTTACAAGCTTGCTGAAAATCCACGTATATCTGAGTCTGTTGCTTTCTGGGGCTCTGTGCTCAGAACACTTGTAGGACGAAGCGATTCAACAACATCTTCCTTTATTAAATATCTTGCACAGAAATCAACAGAAGAACTAAAGAAATAG
- the fdnG gene encoding formate dehydrogenase-N subunit alpha, producing the protein MELTRRGFLKISTGALLLSSIGLNLEPAKAYAAELRTKGARETTTICPYCSVGCSIIVFAKEGKVINTEGDPDSPINEGALCPKGASIYQMANNPYRVTEPMYRAPGATEWKKISWEEALNKIARLVKQTRDKYFITKNAKGQIVNRVDSIAHVGSAAMDNEECYLMQKLMRSWGLVYIEHQARIUHSATVAALGESFGRGAMTNHWIDLKNADVVLVMGGNPAENHPISMKWIMRAKEQRGAKLVVIDPKFTRTASKADLYVPIRSGSDVVFLGGLIKYIIDNNLYFKDYVVNYTDASFLVDPNFKTPEDLDGVFSGYDEQKRSYDKSTWKFQLDENGVPKKDPTLQDPNCVFQLLKKHYLRYTIDTVSDITGAPKDKIEEAYKILASTGKPDRVMTECYAMGWTQHTIGVQNIRTFTIVQLLLGNVGMAGGGVNALRGESNVQGSTDYGILFHILPGYNPIPVASDTDLKKYIEKYTPKTKEPRSVNWWSNRPKYIVSYLKAIYGDKATKYNDFCYSYLPKRDDGQDYSWLMIFDQMYKGKIKGFFSWGQNPACSGANSNKTRKALAKLDWLVTVNLWDNETASFWRGPGMDPKKIKTEVFFLPCASSVEKEGSITNSGRLAQWRYKAVNPPGKTLPDAEIMNELYFRVKKLYEQEKGAFPEPIVNLTWDYGEKDRQGKIKHININLIAKEINGYYLEDVYDKDGKLIGKKGELVPSFVFLRDDGKTSSGNWLYCASYTEKGNMMARRGKEDPTGLGLYLNWAWCWPLNRRIIYNRASVDPQGNPWDPKRPLLKWDTANKKWLGDIPDGPAPPLAMEGGKLPFIMKPLGVGAIFGTGLADGPFPTHYEPLECPFQENPLYKKHRINPTVKLFGTDADAFIYCDTRYPYVCTTYRVTEHWQTGVMTRHTDWLLELEPQIFIEMSKELAKEKGINSGDKVVVSSVRGKLWAIAIVTDRLKPFKVMGMTIHQVGLPWHYGWQWPKDGSGGDSANLLTPSVGDPNTMIPETKAFMVNIEKA; encoded by the coding sequence ATGGAGCTTACCAGACGAGGTTTCTTGAAAATCTCTACAGGTGCTCTTCTTCTCAGCTCAATCGGGCTTAATCTTGAACCGGCAAAAGCCTATGCAGCGGAGCTGAGAACAAAGGGTGCCAGGGAGACAACGACGATATGTCCTTACTGTTCTGTTGGCTGTAGTATCATTGTCTTTGCTAAAGAGGGTAAGGTAATTAACACAGAAGGTGATCCGGACAGTCCAATTAACGAGGGAGCACTGTGCCCGAAAGGGGCATCAATTTATCAGATGGCGAACAATCCTTACAGAGTAACTGAACCCATGTATCGTGCACCTGGTGCAACAGAATGGAAAAAAATTAGCTGGGAAGAAGCTCTGAATAAAATCGCCAGGCTTGTTAAACAAACAAGGGATAAATATTTCATCACAAAAAATGCAAAAGGACAGATTGTAAACAGAGTTGATTCAATTGCTCATGTTGGATCAGCTGCAATGGATAATGAAGAGTGCTATCTAATGCAGAAGCTCATGCGTTCCTGGGGGCTTGTTTATATTGAACATCAGGCTCGTATATGACATTCTGCCACTGTAGCGGCTCTGGGAGAGTCGTTTGGCAGAGGAGCAATGACAAATCACTGGATTGACCTCAAAAATGCAGATGTGGTTTTAGTCATGGGTGGTAATCCTGCAGAAAATCATCCAATATCAATGAAATGGATAATGAGAGCAAAGGAACAGAGAGGTGCAAAACTTGTAGTTATTGATCCCAAATTTACAAGAACAGCATCAAAAGCAGACCTTTATGTTCCAATTCGTTCAGGATCAGATGTTGTATTTCTTGGAGGATTGATCAAGTACATTATAGATAACAATCTGTATTTTAAAGATTATGTTGTAAACTACACAGATGCATCTTTTCTTGTTGACCCCAACTTTAAAACTCCTGAAGACCTTGATGGAGTATTCTCCGGATATGATGAGCAAAAAAGAAGCTATGACAAATCAACATGGAAATTCCAGCTTGATGAAAATGGCGTTCCAAAGAAAGATCCAACACTTCAGGATCCAAACTGTGTGTTTCAGCTTCTTAAAAAGCATTATTTAAGATACACCATAGATACAGTTTCAGATATTACAGGAGCACCAAAGGATAAAATTGAAGAGGCGTATAAAATTTTAGCATCCACTGGTAAACCAGATAGAGTAATGACAGAATGCTATGCAATGGGATGGACGCAGCACACAATTGGAGTTCAGAACATAAGAACATTTACAATTGTTCAGCTGCTACTTGGTAACGTTGGAATGGCTGGAGGAGGAGTGAACGCCCTCAGAGGCGAATCCAATGTCCAGGGTTCAACTGACTATGGAATACTTTTCCATATTCTTCCAGGATACAATCCCATCCCAGTTGCAAGTGATACTGATTTAAAAAAATATATTGAAAAATACACACCAAAAACAAAAGAACCAAGAAGCGTAAATTGGTGGTCTAACAGACCAAAATATATAGTAAGCTACTTGAAAGCCATCTATGGGGATAAGGCAACAAAATATAATGACTTTTGCTATAGCTACTTGCCAAAGAGAGATGATGGTCAGGACTACTCATGGCTCATGATTTTTGATCAGATGTACAAAGGAAAAATTAAAGGATTCTTTTCATGGGGACAGAATCCAGCGTGTTCTGGTGCTAACTCAAACAAAACAAGAAAAGCTCTTGCAAAGCTTGACTGGCTTGTTACTGTCAATCTCTGGGATAATGAAACAGCTTCATTCTGGAGAGGTCCTGGAATGGATCCCAAAAAAATAAAAACAGAAGTTTTCTTCCTTCCATGTGCCAGCTCAGTTGAAAAAGAGGGAAGTATCACTAACTCTGGAAGGCTTGCCCAGTGGAGATATAAAGCAGTGAATCCACCAGGAAAAACTCTACCAGATGCTGAAATAATGAATGAGCTTTACTTCAGAGTAAAGAAACTTTATGAACAAGAAAAAGGAGCATTTCCTGAACCAATAGTAAATCTTACATGGGATTATGGCGAGAAGGACAGACAGGGAAAAATAAAGCATATTAATATCAATCTTATTGCAAAAGAGATAAATGGATACTATCTTGAGGATGTATATGACAAGGATGGAAAACTTATAGGAAAGAAAGGGGAGCTTGTTCCAAGTTTTGTATTTTTAAGAGACGATGGGAAGACCTCTTCAGGTAACTGGTTGTACTGTGCAAGCTACACTGAAAAAGGAAATATGATGGCAAGGAGAGGCAAGGAAGATCCAACAGGACTCGGACTTTATTTAAACTGGGCATGGTGCTGGCCTCTAAACAGACGCATAATTTATAATCGTGCAAGTGTTGATCCACAGGGTAATCCATGGGATCCAAAGAGACCATTGCTGAAGTGGGATACAGCAAATAAAAAATGGTTGGGAGATATTCCAGATGGACCAGCTCCACCACTTGCAATGGAAGGTGGAAAACTTCCATTTATAATGAAGCCTCTTGGCGTGGGTGCAATATTTGGAACTGGATTGGCTGATGGACCATTCCCAACACACTATGAACCACTTGAGTGTCCATTTCAGGAAAACCCACTTTATAAAAAACATAGGATAAATCCTACTGTAAAGTTATTTGGAACAGATGCTGACGCATTTATTTATTGTGATACAAGATATCCGTATGTCTGCACAACCTACAGAGTAACAGAACACTGGCAGACCGGGGTCATGACAAGACATACAGATTGGCTGCTTGAGCTTGAGCCTCAGATATTTATTGAGATGAGCAAAGAACTTGCAAAAGAAAAGGGGATAAACAGCGGAGATAAAGTAGTAGTTTCATCTGTCAGAGGAAAGCTCTGGGCAATTGCAATCGTCACAGATAGATTAAAACCATTTAAAGTTATGGGAATGACAATACATCAGGTTGGTTTGCCATGGCACTATGGATGGCAATGGCCTAAAGACGGTTCCGGCGGTGATAGTGCAAATCTGCTTACACCATCAGTAGGTGACCCAAATACCATGATACCCGAAACAAAGGCATTCATGGTCAACATAGAGAAGGCATAG
- the hemW gene encoding radical SAM family heme chaperone HemW, with protein MFFSSLYIHIPFCLKKCNYCSFYSINWNQGIEGLYLKSILKEIELTKEFLHLLETLYIGGGTPSCLSIESLEKLFVSLRENFKTKNDIEFSIEINPATVDKEKLKLMRSYGINRLSIGVQSLNDRELSFLGRIHSSDDALKTVDLAVNEGFDNISIDLIYGIPGQILKSWKTTLNKLVTRDIQHISCYELSIDRHTKIAKELDSGNFSLPPEEETVAMYEFATEFLESRGFKKYEISNFAQPGFQCRHNINYWSAVPYLGIGPSAHSFIDRKRFHNPSNLFSYAEHLIDGKPAWINDYTVDKTEELKERVFLGLRMKDGVILTNPCIIEMLGSPEYKNLISISGNRVRLTDKGMILSNEIFARVLLHIENCPACKQG; from the coding sequence ATGTTTTTTTCATCTCTTTATATTCATATTCCTTTTTGTCTGAAAAAGTGTAACTATTGTAGTTTCTATTCAATAAACTGGAATCAAGGGATAGAAGGTCTCTATCTTAAATCAATACTTAAAGAGATTGAACTTACAAAGGAGTTTTTACATCTGCTTGAAACATTATATATAGGAGGCGGAACTCCGTCATGTTTGAGTATTGAAAGTCTTGAAAAGCTTTTTGTTAGTCTGAGAGAAAATTTTAAAACAAAAAATGATATTGAGTTTTCAATTGAGATAAATCCTGCAACAGTGGATAAGGAAAAGTTGAAGTTGATGAGAAGTTATGGAATCAATAGATTAAGCATAGGAGTTCAGTCATTAAATGATAGAGAACTTTCATTTCTGGGAAGAATTCACAGTTCAGACGATGCACTTAAGACAGTTGATCTTGCAGTGAATGAGGGGTTTGACAACATTTCTATTGATTTGATCTATGGTATTCCCGGTCAGATATTAAAGAGCTGGAAAACAACTCTTAATAAACTGGTAACCAGGGATATACAACATATTTCATGTTATGAATTATCGATTGACAGGCATACAAAAATAGCAAAAGAGCTTGATTCCGGTAATTTTTCTTTACCTCCTGAAGAAGAGACTGTTGCAATGTATGAATTTGCGACAGAATTTCTTGAAAGCAGAGGATTTAAAAAATATGAAATATCCAACTTTGCTCAGCCTGGATTTCAGTGCAGACATAATATTAACTACTGGTCAGCTGTGCCATATCTTGGTATTGGTCCTTCGGCTCATTCATTTATTGATAGAAAGAGATTTCATAATCCATCAAACTTATTTTCATATGCAGAACATTTAATTGATGGCAAACCTGCATGGATAAATGATTACACGGTTGATAAAACTGAGGAGTTGAAAGAAAGAGTTTTTCTTGGATTGAGAATGAAAGACGGGGTTATCTTAACAAATCCCTGCATTATTGAGATGCTTGGAAGTCCTGAGTATAAGAACTTGATTTCAATTTCAGGTAATAGAGTGAGACTTACAGATAAAGGGATGATTCTTTCTAATGAGATTTTTGCCCGGGTATTATTACATATTGAAAACTGTCCTGCCTGTAAACAAGGATGA
- a CDS encoding PDZ domain-containing protein — protein MFTDKNYAKVIITFFIIISVILFSAGNLYCAETLSDSIKNKLDTIYQKYSNSIIPIDGAMATAIDKNYAIIPSTVSENTKKISLVALDSKLGIAVIKLNRDLTPINFDLPSSKDNLFFLLTILEEPAVMLVKGKFEDNKIQIQGKQIPGSLLLSFDLIPLGVVIKSSNVSEVLLIKPFYQEIYKLINRKPGWLGLQGQTVTAELGKALSVYEGVVITNIYEGGPSDKAGLKRGDVIVQADGFKIKELKDLQNLISTKFAGESVNLTISREGSQMEVSVTLGESPDNVAQTKASYIIPQIKGTDIVEIPENVRAKLKKSIKGVFVKKIDENSPALGILKVDDIIVEINKKSITNLKDFNEAISKAGQNDLLILVYRQDSFQYVIIPGQKSH, from the coding sequence ATGTTTACAGATAAAAATTATGCCAAAGTTATAATCACATTTTTCATTATAATCTCGGTAATTTTATTTTCAGCCGGTAATTTATATTGTGCAGAAACCCTATCAGATTCAATAAAAAATAAGCTTGATACAATTTATCAAAAATATTCAAATTCTATTATTCCTATAGATGGAGCTATGGCTACTGCAATAGATAAAAATTACGCAATAATACCATCAACAGTTTCTGAAAACACAAAAAAGATTTCATTGGTAGCATTAGACTCAAAACTAGGTATTGCAGTAATAAAACTTAATAGAGATTTAACTCCGATAAATTTCGATCTTCCATCATCAAAGGACAATTTATTTTTTCTTCTAACAATCCTGGAAGAGCCTGCTGTGATGCTGGTTAAAGGAAAATTTGAAGATAACAAAATTCAGATACAGGGCAAACAGATTCCGGGTTCACTACTGCTTTCTTTCGATTTAATTCCTTTAGGCGTTGTAATTAAGAGCAGTAATGTTTCAGAAGTGTTATTAATTAAACCTTTTTACCAGGAAATCTACAAATTAATCAACAGGAAGCCAGGATGGTTAGGACTTCAGGGGCAAACAGTCACTGCTGAATTAGGCAAAGCACTGTCTGTTTACGAAGGTGTTGTAATCACAAACATATATGAAGGTGGCCCTTCAGACAAAGCAGGATTGAAAAGAGGAGATGTGATAGTTCAGGCAGACGGTTTTAAGATTAAAGAATTAAAAGATCTGCAAAATCTGATTTCAACAAAATTTGCAGGTGAGTCTGTTAATCTTACAATATCACGGGAAGGCTCTCAAATGGAAGTCTCAGTAACTCTTGGAGAATCTCCAGACAACGTAGCTCAAACAAAAGCTTCGTATATAATACCACAGATAAAAGGCACTGACATTGTAGAAATTCCGGAAAATGTTAGAGCAAAGCTGAAAAAATCCATAAAAGGCGTATTCGTTAAAAAAATAGATGAAAACAGCCCGGCACTGGGTATATTGAAAGTTGACGATATAATTGTTGAAATCAATAAAAAATCCATAACCAACCTCAAAGACTTCAACGAAGCCATTTCAAAAGCTGGACAAAATGACCTTCTCATCCTTGTTTACAGGCAGGACAGTTTTCAATATGTAATAATACCCGGGCAAAAATCTCATTAG
- a CDS encoding oligosaccharide flippase family protein has protein sequence MFKDISSVSLAFLYVNILGFFFHSIVSRSLGPAGYGEFMVLYSFMLVVGNITALLSTVGVKTVVENLSNKFEVLRSLRQYGIFIGAFFAFIACIMSPVFKNFLNVTEIYYFFIIAFIWLGMFSLAVERSFLQATGKFHIYAFSTAFECTIKLLAAIIATYIGLKIGGVLSASAVAIFLSLLFLVSINRELWGKKIKLSIKKMIKIAVYVSPSGLFVYADDIFIRRIFDSHTAGLFASASIIGKILIWFSLSILAIYFPKFVHSKTSSALKKFALQMFGIVLITELGAQVVFFIIGKPLFLMLFGSKFEPALQFIPYYFLAILPLIIDMIFISLATAVEKGLTLIYIHLIVFYSLFIFLSFSSIFDYLEYIFSINLFFFFLYLWMFKKEIFITNKDSQH, from the coding sequence ATGTTTAAAGATATCTCCTCTGTAAGCCTTGCATTTTTATATGTCAACATTCTCGGCTTTTTTTTTCACTCGATAGTGAGCAGAAGTCTTGGACCAGCAGGATATGGAGAATTTATGGTTTTATATTCCTTTATGCTGGTAGTTGGAAATATAACAGCACTATTAAGCACAGTTGGAGTAAAAACTGTAGTTGAAAATCTTTCAAACAAATTTGAAGTTTTACGCTCTTTAAGACAGTACGGAATTTTTATAGGAGCCTTTTTTGCATTTATTGCCTGTATAATGTCACCAGTTTTTAAAAATTTCTTAAATGTAACAGAGATTTATTACTTTTTTATAATCGCATTTATATGGCTTGGTATGTTTAGTCTTGCTGTTGAACGAAGTTTTCTACAGGCAACCGGAAAATTCCATATTTATGCATTTTCTACTGCTTTTGAATGCACAATAAAGCTTCTAGCAGCAATTATAGCAACATATATTGGATTAAAGATTGGCGGTGTTCTTTCTGCTTCTGCCGTTGCGATTTTTTTATCACTGTTATTTCTTGTTTCAATTAACAGAGAGCTTTGGGGCAAAAAGATTAAATTAAGTATAAAAAAAATGATCAAGATTGCTGTTTATGTATCACCATCTGGCCTGTTTGTATATGCTGATGACATTTTTATCAGAAGAATATTTGATTCCCATACTGCAGGACTCTTTGCATCTGCATCTATAATTGGAAAAATACTTATTTGGTTCAGTCTGTCCATTCTTGCTATATACTTCCCTAAATTTGTTCATTCTAAAACCTCGTCAGCACTGAAAAAATTCGCTTTACAGATGTTTGGTATTGTTTTAATAACTGAATTGGGTGCTCAAGTTGTTTTTTTCATTATCGGAAAACCTTTGTTTTTAATGCTATTTGGCAGTAAATTTGAACCCGCTCTACAATTTATACCATACTATTTTCTAGCTATTTTACCGCTAATTATAGATATGATTTTTATAAGCCTGGCAACAGCAGTTGAAAAAGGTCTTACTTTAATTTATATTCATCTAATTGTGTTTTACAGTCTGTTTATTTTCCTATCATTTAGTTCAATCTTTGACTATCTGGAATATATTTTTTCAATCAATCTATTTTTTTTCTTTTTATATCTATGGATGTTTAAAAAAGAAATTTTTATTACTAACAAAGATAGCCAGCATTAG
- the tilS gene encoding tRNA lysidine(34) synthetase TilS encodes MDILKKVKQTIEKYNMITKQDHVLIGLSGGPDSVFLLQILSMLKPEYRLNISAAYIDHGLRPGDVPDEIEFCKNLCNSFDINFYTQSIDVKSYAQKQRMNIQEAARILRYGVLDQISININAHKIAVAHNADDQAETVIMRLLRGAGPAGLSGIPPVRKKIIRPIIEIEREEIERFLSEKNIPFIIDPSNASLKYLRNRIRHNLMPVIKSLSPQATKIISKTADILREENDYINVNVTKALMRLMSRRTDKSVELFCNPMEVLNLVILRRALRFAIDSVAGLKGLTFDHIEDIVNLIKKGKSGDRIYLPKGIRAIKGYSTLTITAEPPGKLSTYKITEPHDIYLKESSIVLSLKEIKREDIQNLGDGKNTIYIDRDKIEFPLIIRARKPGDYFYPFGFGRRKKLQDFFVDEKVPRDERDTIPVIESKGEIICIAGYRLDDRFKIDDNTKICLQIKIMPKL; translated from the coding sequence ATGGATATTCTTAAAAAAGTCAAGCAAACAATTGAAAAATATAATATGATTACAAAGCAAGACCATGTTCTAATAGGTTTATCCGGTGGACCTGATTCTGTGTTTCTTCTTCAGATTTTAAGCATGCTTAAACCTGAATACAGATTAAATATTTCAGCCGCATATATAGACCATGGATTAAGACCCGGAGATGTTCCAGATGAAATAGAATTCTGTAAAAATTTATGTAACAGTTTTGATATCAATTTTTATACTCAATCGATAGATGTTAAGAGTTATGCTCAAAAACAGAGAATGAATATTCAGGAAGCAGCGAGAATCCTTAGATACGGAGTATTAGATCAGATAAGCATTAACATTAACGCACACAAGATTGCAGTTGCTCATAATGCTGATGACCAGGCTGAGACAGTTATAATGAGATTGCTCAGAGGTGCAGGACCTGCTGGACTAAGCGGAATTCCACCTGTAAGAAAAAAAATCATCAGACCTATTATAGAAATTGAAAGAGAAGAAATCGAAAGATTTTTATCAGAAAAAAATATTCCTTTCATTATTGACCCTTCAAATGCAAGTCTGAAATATTTAAGAAATAGAATCAGACACAATTTAATGCCTGTAATTAAATCACTCTCTCCACAGGCTACAAAAATCATTTCAAAGACCGCTGATATCCTGAGAGAAGAAAATGATTATATCAATGTTAATGTTACAAAAGCTCTAATGAGACTTATGAGCAGAAGAACGGATAAATCAGTGGAACTATTCTGTAATCCAATGGAAGTTTTAAACCTTGTAATACTGAGAAGAGCTTTAAGATTTGCAATTGACAGTGTCGCAGGGTTAAAAGGATTAACATTTGACCATATCGAAGACATAGTAAACCTGATTAAAAAGGGAAAATCAGGTGATAGAATCTATCTTCCTAAAGGTATTCGAGCAATCAAGGGATATTCAACTTTAACTATAACAGCAGAACCTCCGGGAAAACTTTCAACATATAAAATAACAGAACCTCATGATATTTATCTTAAAGAATCTTCAATTGTTTTAAGTCTGAAAGAAATAAAAAGGGAGGATATTCAAAATCTTGGCGACGGTAAAAATACAATCTATATTGACAGGGATAAGATTGAGTTTCCATTAATAATACGAGCAAGAAAACCTGGAGATTATTTTTATCCCTTTGGTTTTGGCAGACGAAAAAAGCTTCAGGATTTTTTTGTTGATGAAAAAGTTCCAAGAGATGAACGAGATACGATACCGGTAATTGAAAGCAAAGGAGAAATTATATGCATTGCAGGATACAGACTTGACGACAGATTTAAAATTGATGATAATACGAAGATATGTTTACAGATAAAAATTATGCCAAAGTTATAA
- a CDS encoding radical SAM protein, protein MKFIEKILMPHLEWVQLEVSSLCNASCFYCPHTTHRKQWTGRNITLNEFLQIMPYLKKIKLLYLQGWGEPFCNPDFFKFVEIAKKYGCRTGTTTNGMLIEEAHIEKIIDSSMDIIAFSLTGIKKNDTLRTGTKAGKVFKVIERLNEEKIKKAVSKPEIHIAYMLLKSNFDELEEIPETLTKSGIDHVVISILDLVSDSSLKDECLVPETEEEFNVLKNKALHVINKGRKLNIAVAFNLSHPFKKGKTCSEKPLQSIFINSSGHVSPCVFTGIPSEGFKNLYFGNINEQSLPSIWRSREYREFRKKHLEDDKSLPCNICPKRRVVELA, encoded by the coding sequence ATGAAATTTATTGAAAAAATTTTGATGCCACATCTTGAATGGGTTCAGCTTGAAGTCTCAAGTCTTTGTAATGCTTCATGCTTTTACTGCCCGCATACAACACATAGAAAGCAATGGACTGGAAGGAATATAACTCTGAATGAGTTTCTACAAATCATGCCTTATCTTAAAAAAATTAAACTTCTATATCTTCAGGGATGGGGAGAGCCTTTCTGTAATCCGGATTTTTTTAAATTTGTTGAGATTGCAAAAAAATATGGATGCAGAACAGGAACAACAACAAATGGAATGCTCATTGAAGAAGCTCACATTGAAAAAATAATTGACTCAAGCATGGATATAATAGCATTCTCACTTACAGGAATAAAGAAAAATGATACTCTGCGGACAGGAACAAAAGCCGGGAAAGTTTTTAAAGTTATTGAAAGATTAAATGAAGAAAAAATAAAAAAGGCAGTTTCAAAACCAGAAATTCACATTGCTTATATGCTGCTTAAATCAAATTTTGATGAACTTGAAGAAATTCCTGAAACTCTTACTAAATCTGGAATTGATCATGTAGTTATTAGCATTCTCGATCTGGTTTCCGATTCATCTCTTAAAGACGAATGTCTTGTTCCTGAAACAGAGGAAGAATTTAATGTCTTAAAAAATAAAGCCTTACATGTTATAAACAAAGGAAGGAAACTCAATATAGCAGTAGCTTTTAATCTTTCACATCCATTTAAAAAAGGAAAAACCTGTTCTGAAAAACCTCTGCAGTCAATTTTTATAAACTCATCTGGACATGTTTCTCCATGCGTATTTACAGGTATTCCATCAGAGGGATTTAAAAATTTGTATTTTGGTAACATAAATGAACAATCATTACCATCTATCTGGAGAAGTCGTGAATATAGAGAATTTCGCAAGAAACATCTTGAAGATGATAAGTCCTTACCATGCAATATCTGTCCTAAACGTAGAGTGGTTGAACTAGCTTAA